One Serinicoccus chungangensis genomic window carries:
- a CDS encoding SDR family oxidoreductase, translating to MLKGKVALVTGAGSGIGEASARALAAQGADVTLVSRTREELEEVAADLEAAGAQALVVTGDVSDEDDARRMVSETVERFGGLDVVVANAGVNGTWAGIEDLELEDFRSTIDINLTGTFLTIKHAVPHLAEGGGSVVVVSSVNGTRMFSNSGATAYAASKAGQVALTKMLAVELGPRKIRLNVVCPGAIDTEIDDNTTAANEDVKIPVEFPQGEIPLTAGTPGSAQQVAELVAFLASDAAGHISGTEVWVDGAQSLLQG from the coding sequence ATGCTGAAGGGCAAGGTCGCGCTGGTCACCGGTGCGGGGTCGGGCATCGGTGAGGCGAGCGCACGGGCGCTGGCCGCGCAGGGAGCGGACGTCACCCTGGTCAGTCGCACCCGGGAGGAGCTGGAGGAGGTCGCGGCCGACCTCGAGGCCGCGGGCGCCCAGGCCCTGGTGGTCACCGGCGACGTCAGTGACGAGGACGATGCGCGTCGGATGGTCTCGGAGACCGTGGAGCGCTTCGGCGGGCTCGACGTCGTCGTCGCCAACGCCGGGGTCAACGGCACGTGGGCCGGCATCGAGGACCTCGAGCTGGAGGACTTCCGGTCCACGATCGACATCAACCTGACCGGGACCTTCCTCACCATCAAGCACGCGGTGCCGCACCTGGCCGAGGGTGGCGGCTCGGTCGTGGTCGTCTCGTCGGTCAACGGCACGCGGATGTTCTCCAACTCCGGTGCCACGGCATACGCCGCGAGCAAGGCGGGCCAGGTCGCCCTGACCAAGATGCTGGCCGTCGAGCTCGGGCCGCGCAAGATCCGCCTCAACGTGGTGTGCCCCGGGGCGATCGACACCGAGATCGACGACAACACGACGGCCGCGAACGAGGACGTCAAGATCCCGGTCGAGTTCCCGCAGGGGGAGATCCCGCTCACCGCGGGGACCCCCGGCTCGGCGCAGCAGGTGGCCGAGCTGGTGGCCTTCCTCGCCTCGGACGCAGCCGGCCACATCAGCGGCACCGAGGTGTGGGTCGACGGGGCGCAGTCGCTGCTGCAAGGGTGA
- a CDS encoding CPBP family intramembrane glutamic endopeptidase encodes MTSLIPPASVQGGAEHDIPAENPIPQLTLPGVIRVWAAAAVPMAGLAWVLAPLLASGWDSPLALAKSLIVLLTAGMVWQFVLVLLLVFKEQRTLRWSVVRDVLWLRAPRDPRTGRRGGRTWLVVPIVVIAFALVEFLPFEIAPAPGRDFGDFLGSPDGQATVSGSWLWLGVLLAFFAFNTVLGEELLFRGYLLPRMRGVFGSRDWIANGVLFAIYHLHVPWVIPIALIDTFLLSLPSRRYQSALVGIITHSGQSLFLFVLVLMLFLTP; translated from the coding sequence ATGACATCCCTCATTCCGCCCGCGTCGGTCCAAGGCGGCGCCGAACATGACATCCCAGCCGAGAACCCGATCCCTCAACTCACCCTCCCCGGGGTGATACGAGTCTGGGCAGCGGCCGCTGTGCCCATGGCCGGGTTGGCGTGGGTGCTCGCGCCTCTGCTCGCATCAGGGTGGGACTCGCCTCTCGCCCTCGCGAAGTCCCTCATCGTGCTGCTCACTGCGGGCATGGTCTGGCAGTTCGTGCTGGTCCTGCTCCTCGTCTTCAAGGAACAGCGAACCTTGAGGTGGTCCGTTGTTCGGGACGTGCTCTGGCTGCGTGCTCCTCGTGACCCGCGCACGGGCCGACGCGGTGGACGAACGTGGCTCGTCGTCCCGATCGTCGTCATCGCGTTTGCTCTCGTGGAATTCCTTCCGTTCGAGATCGCCCCTGCCCCGGGGCGCGACTTCGGTGACTTTCTCGGTTCCCCTGACGGACAGGCAACGGTCTCCGGCTCTTGGCTGTGGCTGGGGGTTCTGCTGGCCTTCTTCGCCTTCAACACCGTCCTGGGTGAGGAGCTGCTCTTCAGGGGGTACCTCTTGCCCCGGATGAGAGGCGTCTTCGGATCGAGGGACTGGATCGCCAACGGTGTCCTCTTCGCGATCTATCACCTGCACGTCCCCTGGGTGATCCCGATCGCCCTCATCGACACGTTCCTCCTGTCACTACCGTCTCGCCGATACCAGAGCGCCCTCGTCGGCATCATCACCCACAGCGGGCAGAGCCTGTTCCTCTTCGTCCTCGTCCTGATGCTGTTCCTGACTCCCTAG
- a CDS encoding IS256 family transposase, with the protein MTLSQSAVSDLLDALRTGDGVDLVRESVRMVLQELIEAEATEAIGAARYERTPGRVTERNGTRPKLLTTKGGDVTVALPKLRQGSFFPSILEPRRRIDQALYAVVMEAYVHGVSTRSVDDLVVALGGTGISKSEVSRICAGLDESVGAFRTRRLDHARFPYVYLDATYLHVRTEAAMVVSKAVVIATGVTEHGRREILGLDVGDSEDEVFWRAFLTGLRKRGLSGVQLVISDQHAGLVAALRRVFQGSAHQRCRVHFIRNVLAHVPKAETEMVAAVFRTIFAQPDLASMARQWDKVRDDLAGRYPKTAPLMDAAKAEVLAFAVFPREHWRKIWSTNPLERLNKEIKRRSRVVGIFPNEAAVIRLIGAVLADTHDEWQVDDRRYLSEGSMAKLYPTSDTETVALQEGDR; encoded by the coding sequence ATGACCCTTTCCCAGTCTGCCGTGTCCGACCTGCTGGACGCACTTCGCACCGGTGACGGCGTAGATCTGGTGCGCGAGTCCGTGCGCATGGTCCTGCAGGAGCTGATCGAGGCCGAGGCCACCGAAGCCATCGGCGCCGCCCGCTACGAACGCACGCCCGGGCGGGTGACCGAGCGCAACGGGACCCGCCCGAAGCTGTTGACGACCAAGGGCGGCGACGTCACGGTCGCGCTGCCTAAGCTGCGCCAGGGCAGCTTCTTCCCCAGCATCTTGGAACCGCGTCGGCGGATCGACCAGGCGCTGTACGCGGTGGTGATGGAGGCCTACGTCCACGGTGTCTCGACCCGCTCGGTCGACGACCTCGTGGTCGCCCTGGGCGGGACCGGGATCTCCAAGTCCGAGGTGTCGCGGATCTGCGCCGGCCTGGATGAGTCCGTGGGGGCGTTCCGCACCCGCCGCCTGGACCACGCCCGCTTCCCCTACGTCTACCTCGACGCGACCTACCTGCACGTGCGCACCGAGGCCGCGATGGTGGTGTCCAAGGCCGTCGTGATCGCGACCGGTGTCACCGAGCACGGCCGCCGGGAGATCCTGGGCCTGGACGTCGGCGACAGCGAGGACGAGGTCTTCTGGCGCGCGTTCCTGACCGGCTTGCGCAAGCGTGGGCTGTCCGGTGTGCAGCTGGTGATCTCCGACCAGCACGCCGGCCTGGTCGCCGCGCTGAGGCGGGTGTTCCAGGGCTCGGCCCACCAACGCTGCCGGGTCCACTTCATCCGCAACGTCCTCGCGCACGTACCCAAGGCCGAGACAGAGATGGTCGCCGCGGTCTTCCGGACCATCTTCGCCCAGCCCGACCTGGCCTCCATGGCCCGGCAGTGGGACAAGGTCCGCGACGACCTCGCCGGCCGGTACCCCAAGACCGCCCCGCTCATGGACGCCGCCAAGGCCGAGGTCCTCGCCTTCGCCGTGTTCCCACGGGAGCACTGGCGCAAGATCTGGTCCACCAACCCCCTTGAGCGGCTCAACAAGGAGATCAAACGCCGCTCCCGCGTCGTCGGAATCTTCCCCAACGAGGCCGCCGTCATCCGCCTCATCGGCGCCGTCCTGGCAGACACCCACGACGAGTGGCAGGTCGACGACCGCCGCTACCTCTCCGAAGGCTCCATGGCCAAGCTCTACCCCACCAGCGATACTGAAACCGTCGCCCTCCAAGAAGGCGACCGGTAG
- a CDS encoding ATP-dependent Clp protease proteolytic subunit: protein MRTDSRTRSTPSPVRSASSRSDTADWERVIGEISSGEYLAVHTEHLADDLPTSGSHTHSPNPTTPRDSYFANAIIAQLIQLESATQTSRSSSCINSPGGSIPAMLAIYDAMQFVRAATHTTRVGLEPSTTCLQDSQPQRPDLHKQPGKGLRAVSCSIRASWLASPGSPWPLHRRSAAGLPPVCRGGESHAPQPRRHSGQRSSLSVTLDSPTNLGRSPSPAVEVGGRRDFARSNGQLESAVDTSPSCR, encoded by the coding sequence ATGCGCACGGACTCGCGCACCAGATCTACGCCGTCACCGGTGCGAAGTGCGTCCAGCAGGTCGGACACGGCAGACTGGGAAAGGGTCATCGGTGAGATCTCCTCTGGTGAGTACTTGGCGGTACACACCGAGCATCTCGCCGATGACCTCCCTACGTCAGGGAGCCACACCCACTCCCCAAACCCCACCACTCCGCGGGACTCTTACTTCGCCAACGCGATCATCGCCCAGCTCATCCAGCTGGAGTCCGCAACCCAGACCAGCCGGTCCAGCTCTTGCATCAACTCCCCAGGCGGCTCGATCCCCGCGATGCTGGCGATCTACGACGCCATGCAGTTCGTGAGGGCGGCGACCCACACCACTCGCGTTGGACTCGAACCCTCAACCACCTGTTTACAAGACTCCCAGCCACAACGCCCTGACCTGCACAAACAGCCGGGAAAGGGCCTTCGGGCCGTTTCGTGCAGCATACGTGCATCATGGCTGGCGTCTCCCGGCTCCCCTTGGCCGCTCCACCGCCGGTCTGCCGCCGGTCTGCCGCCGGTCTGCCGAGGGGGAGAGTCGCACGCCCCACAGCCAAGGCGACATAGCGGACAGCGGTCGAGCTTGTCCGTCACTCTTGACTCCCCTACCAATCTAGGCCGCTCGCCCTCCCCCGCCGTCGAGGTCGGCGGCCGTCGCGACTTCGCGAGGTCGAATGGCCAGCTGGAGTCGGCGGTCGATACATCACCCTCATGCCGATGA
- a CDS encoding TetR/AcrR family transcriptional regulator, which yields MVEAVRLADRDGVHGLSMRRLAGALDVGAMSLYHYVANKEQLLDAMIDVVFEEIELPPRESDWRTAMRQRAVSARQVLARHPWATVLMESRTTPGPANLRHREAVTACLRRSGFTVPMATHANWVLDSYVYGYALQETTLPFDTAGELADMVEDVYLPQLPPDQFPYLHESAATLATAGYDPAEEFIFGLDLILSALEPLRTSA from the coding sequence GTGGTCGAGGCCGTCCGGCTCGCCGACCGCGACGGGGTCCACGGGCTGAGTATGCGCCGGCTGGCAGGCGCGCTCGACGTGGGTGCGATGTCGCTCTACCACTACGTGGCAAACAAGGAACAGCTGCTGGACGCCATGATCGATGTCGTCTTCGAGGAGATCGAACTTCCTCCCCGGGAGAGTGACTGGCGGACGGCGATGCGACAGCGGGCGGTGTCGGCCCGGCAGGTTCTCGCCCGCCACCCGTGGGCGACCGTCCTGATGGAGTCGCGGACGACGCCGGGGCCCGCGAACCTCCGCCACCGCGAGGCAGTCACCGCCTGCCTGCGCAGGTCCGGCTTCACAGTCCCGATGGCGACGCACGCCAACTGGGTGCTCGACAGCTACGTCTACGGGTATGCCTTGCAGGAAACCACCCTCCCGTTCGACACCGCCGGCGAGCTCGCGGACATGGTCGAGGACGTCTACCTGCCCCAGCTCCCTCCGGACCAGTTCCCCTACCTTCACGAGTCCGCCGCGACCCTTGCCACCGCCGGCTACGACCCAGCAGAGGAGTTCATCTTCGGCCTCGACCTCATCCTCTCGGCGCTCGAGCCCTTGAGAACCTCAGCGTAG
- a CDS encoding CPBP family intramembrane glutamic endopeptidase, with protein sequence MEKHGNQTFNTPTERDRPAAPFPSWREIAGYVVLASGLCWLVIAPAMLGFIDADVAPALVPVAQLTPLVAALVFLRVLRPGRARDLLALRWNRSGRWAALGVGILMVIGAVQLVSGLLLGWRPRPTAEILTAASVVLPLLVLQATFAVGEETGWRGWLLSRTRHLGFPAAAVISAGAWTLWHLPALTFLPDPISAESAAYLLGIASWAPFLVALRLVSGSVWPAVLVHGAINSVRVFLLQSVADSGGVDWRIEALGWVLWLLAAVLLARHGTVGSAHQAPETRQPL encoded by the coding sequence ATGGAGAAACACGGCAACCAGACCTTCAACACCCCCACGGAACGCGACCGACCGGCCGCCCCCTTTCCGTCCTGGCGTGAGATCGCCGGCTACGTCGTCCTGGCCAGCGGGCTGTGCTGGCTCGTGATCGCCCCGGCCATGCTGGGGTTCATCGACGCCGACGTGGCCCCGGCACTCGTCCCAGTTGCCCAGCTCACGCCCCTGGTCGCCGCACTCGTCTTCCTTCGGGTGCTGCGCCCCGGCCGGGCCCGCGACCTGCTGGCACTTCGTTGGAACCGTTCCGGCCGCTGGGCGGCCCTGGGTGTGGGCATCCTGATGGTGATCGGGGCCGTGCAGCTGGTCTCGGGGCTGCTCCTCGGGTGGCGCCCACGGCCAACCGCCGAGATCCTGACCGCCGCGTCCGTCGTCCTACCCCTCCTGGTGCTGCAGGCAACATTCGCCGTCGGCGAGGAGACCGGTTGGCGCGGATGGCTGCTCAGCCGGACCCGACACCTCGGGTTCCCGGCAGCCGCAGTCATCTCGGCAGGGGCCTGGACGCTCTGGCACCTTCCAGCACTCACGTTCCTGCCCGACCCGATCTCGGCCGAGTCTGCCGCTTATCTGCTGGGGATCGCCTCATGGGCGCCTTTCCTGGTGGCCCTGCGACTCGTCTCTGGGTCGGTGTGGCCCGCCGTGCTCGTTCATGGGGCGATCAACAGCGTGCGTGTCTTCCTGCTGCAGTCGGTCGCCGACTCAGGCGGTGTCGACTGGCGCATTGAGGCGCTGGGCTGGGTGCTGTGGCTCCTCGCGGCCGTGCTGCTCGCCAGGCACGGGACTGTGGGCTCGGCTCACCAGGCTCCGGAAACCCGTCAACCCCTGTGA
- a CDS encoding NAD(P)-dependent alcohol dehydrogenase, translating into MKAAQPSDDPAPQAPLDRPAMMRAVAQQRYGLSSVLATIEVDVPLPGARDVLVQVGAASVHLGDYFVMTGKPYVLRLVFGLRRPRHGIPGRDLAGVVAAVGKEVTAVRPGDEVFGWSTAGTLAEYVCVPADHVVPVPAGTSVVEAAAVPTSGLTALQAMRDIAKVRPGQTVLITGASGGVGSFAVQIAKALGAEVTGVCSSRNVDLVRSLGADHVVDYTRTDFTRVDNGYDVILDNVESQPLAAVRRALTPAGTLIPNSGRGGRWLGPLGRIVRARVLSGFTRQRLKPFASVEKPKDLLTLADLLLTGQVTPVIDRTYPLHEAADALRYVGVGHTRGKVVVTI; encoded by the coding sequence GTGAAAGCCGCGCAGCCATCGGATGATCCAGCCCCCCAGGCGCCGCTGGACAGACCGGCAATGATGCGGGCCGTCGCGCAGCAGCGCTACGGCCTCTCCTCGGTGCTCGCGACGATCGAGGTCGACGTGCCGTTGCCCGGCGCGCGCGATGTGCTCGTCCAGGTGGGTGCGGCCTCGGTGCATCTCGGTGACTACTTCGTCATGACCGGGAAGCCGTATGTGCTGCGCCTCGTGTTCGGGCTCCGCCGGCCGCGCCACGGGATCCCGGGCCGTGATCTCGCCGGCGTGGTGGCAGCGGTCGGGAAGGAGGTCACTGCTGTGCGCCCCGGCGACGAGGTGTTCGGCTGGAGCACGGCGGGAACGCTGGCGGAGTACGTCTGCGTCCCGGCGGACCACGTCGTGCCCGTGCCTGCCGGCACCTCGGTCGTGGAGGCGGCTGCAGTCCCCACGTCGGGCTTGACGGCGTTGCAGGCGATGCGGGACATCGCGAAGGTTCGACCTGGCCAGACCGTGCTGATCACGGGAGCGTCGGGCGGGGTGGGCTCCTTCGCCGTGCAGATCGCCAAGGCGCTCGGCGCGGAGGTGACCGGTGTATGCAGTAGCCGCAACGTCGACCTGGTCCGCTCCCTGGGTGCCGACCACGTCGTGGACTACACCAGGACCGACTTCACCCGCGTCGACAACGGCTACGACGTCATCCTCGACAACGTGGAGTCCCAGCCCCTGGCAGCTGTCCGCAGAGCGCTGACGCCTGCCGGCACCCTCATTCCCAACAGCGGACGCGGTGGCCGCTGGCTCGGGCCGCTCGGCCGGATCGTCAGAGCGCGCGTGCTGTCCGGGTTCACCCGTCAGCGACTGAAGCCTTTCGCATCGGTCGAGAAGCCCAAGGACCTGCTCACCCTGGCCGACCTCCTCCTGACTGGGCAGGTCACACCGGTCATCGACCGCACCTATCCCCTCCACGAAGCAGCCGACGCCCTCCGCTACGTCGGGGTCGGCCACACCCGGGGAAAGGTCGTGGTCACCATCTGA
- a CDS encoding ISL3 family transposase, whose translation MAHRAQALIAAATAWFPEPEPTRVLGIDETRARSVRWVLEEAGWRRSNPWMTSFVNADTSAPGALLGLVPGRSGACVVDWLGEQSQAFREGIELVVIDPSAPYASGVRAALPHARVAVDKWHLVALANQMVTEVRQRVTRERLGRRGTTAEATWAHRQLLLTGYEHLSTKQVARLQTTLAAEDTTNEIGAAHAVKERLRLLLDASDPPVIRARLFDFYNAAADSHMTETTRLATTVQTWWPAILTALTENVTNARTEGFNRIIKDTKRVGCGYRNMENYRRRILAHITLTRGHRSAA comes from the coding sequence CTGGCACACCGCGCACAGGCGCTCATCGCCGCGGCGACCGCATGGTTCCCCGAACCGGAGCCGACCCGGGTGCTGGGCATCGACGAGACCCGCGCCAGGTCCGTGCGGTGGGTCCTGGAAGAGGCCGGGTGGAGAAGGTCCAACCCGTGGATGACCTCCTTCGTCAACGCCGACACCAGCGCCCCGGGCGCGTTGCTGGGCCTGGTCCCGGGCAGGTCGGGGGCCTGCGTCGTCGACTGGCTCGGTGAGCAGTCCCAGGCGTTCCGCGAGGGCATCGAGCTGGTCGTCATCGACCCTTCGGCGCCGTACGCCTCCGGTGTGCGGGCCGCGCTACCGCACGCGCGGGTCGCGGTCGACAAGTGGCACCTGGTGGCACTGGCCAACCAGATGGTCACCGAGGTCCGCCAACGCGTTACCCGGGAACGTCTGGGCCGGCGAGGCACCACCGCCGAGGCGACCTGGGCCCACCGGCAGCTGCTGCTCACCGGGTACGAACACCTCTCGACCAAGCAGGTCGCGCGCCTGCAGACCACCTTGGCGGCCGAGGACACCACCAACGAGATTGGCGCCGCGCACGCCGTCAAGGAACGCCTCAGGCTGCTCCTGGACGCCAGCGACCCGCCCGTCATCCGGGCCCGGCTGTTCGACTTCTACAACGCCGCGGCGGACTCCCACATGACCGAGACCACCCGTCTGGCCACCACGGTCCAGACCTGGTGGCCGGCCATCCTCACCGCGCTCACCGAGAACGTCACGAACGCCCGCACCGAGGGCTTCAACCGGATCATCAAGGACACCAAGAGAGTCGGCTGCGGGTACCGCAACATGGAGAACTACCGACGACGCATACTGGCCCACATCACCCTCACCCGAGGGCACAGGTCAGCAGCATGA
- a CDS encoding DUF6326 family protein → MTNRTNTPDQLDTPPIPVQAKLAAAWTSFMFLYVYVDILALYKPGVVDGILAGVVWELDITPTWAISALTLLAIPILMVVLSMTLPARANRITNLVVAALQIPFAAFNAVGEIGEPWMYFYVLGVALEVVVLAFILRSAWTWPRRTASPSTPVPEGRPAPQQA, encoded by the coding sequence ATGACCAACCGAACGAACACCCCGGACCAGCTCGATACCCCACCGATCCCCGTGCAGGCCAAACTCGCCGCAGCCTGGACCAGCTTCATGTTCCTCTACGTCTACGTGGACATTCTGGCCCTCTACAAGCCCGGCGTCGTCGACGGCATCCTGGCCGGGGTCGTCTGGGAGCTCGACATCACCCCCACCTGGGCCATCTCGGCCTTGACCCTCCTGGCCATACCCATCCTCATGGTCGTCCTCTCGATGACCCTGCCCGCCCGGGCCAACCGCATCACGAACCTGGTCGTGGCCGCGCTACAGATCCCCTTCGCGGCGTTCAACGCGGTGGGGGAGATAGGCGAGCCCTGGATGTACTTCTACGTCCTCGGCGTCGCACTGGAAGTCGTCGTTCTCGCCTTCATCCTTCGCTCCGCCTGGACCTGGCCACGCCGCACCGCATCACCTTCGACCCCCGTCCCCGAGGGGCGCCCCGCGCCGCAACAGGCATGA